A window of Tripterygium wilfordii isolate XIE 37 chromosome 7, ASM1340144v1, whole genome shotgun sequence contains these coding sequences:
- the LOC120001407 gene encoding ABSCISIC ACID-INSENSITIVE 5-like protein 1, with protein MALVESESMGYVDNIKPESQSQQPLQDESMKADPNNVASFNKQSSILSLTLDEIQLKSGKSFGSMNMDEFLANLWSVDENQLPPQPMLQNEPTNYTNGIANQATLQRQASLSVPATLCKKTVDEVWFEIQKEHNPNNVCRVRGPPQRTQTLGEMTLEEFLVQAGIVQGAPMSSQQRMVTAIQSNNNGNTTACLDANFQMGHVLGIGFSAHPSLNGFATYQTFSQNKMLGGESSSNGTANENCHHNLMDSNGQKNKKRIIDGPPEIVVERRQRRMIKNRESAARSRARKQAYTVELELELNLLKEENAKLKQIVEEIEQKRKQEVMNKKKTTMAQKKAYKLRTMRRTLSLSW; from the exons ATGGCACTTGTTGAATCAGAAAGCATGGGCTACGTTGACAACATTAAACCAGAATCCCAATCACAACAGCCATTACAAGACGAGTCCATGAAGGCTGATCCAAACAATGTAGCTTCATTTAACAAGCAGAGTTCAATCTTGTCGCTCACCCTCGATGAAATCCAGCTCAAGAGTGGGAAGAGTTTCGGGTCCATGAACATGGACGAGTTCCTAGCCAATTTGTGGAGTGTCGATGAGAATCAACTTCCCCCGCAGCCTATGTTACAAAACGAACCAACCAACTATACCAATGGCATTGCGAATCAAGCAACTCTGCAGCGGCAAGCTTCTTTATCGGTCCCTGCCACTCTTTGCAAGAAAACTGTTGATGAAGTGTGGTTTGAGATCCAAAAGGAGCACAATCCTAACAATGTGTGTCGTGTTCGTGGACCTCCTCAGCGCACACAGACCTTGGGAGAGATGACATTGGAAGAGTTTCTAGTACAAGCAGGGATCGTTCAAGGCGCTCCGATGTCTTCTCAGCAACGAATGGTAACAGCTATTCAAAGCAATAACAATGGCAACACTACTGCTTGTTTGGATGCAAACTTCCAAATGGGGCATGTGTTGGGGATAGGCTTCTCGGCTCACCCAAGCCTTAATGGTTTTGCGACGTACCAAACGTTCTCACAAAACAAAATGTTAGGAGGAGAATCATCCAGCAATGGTACTGCAAATGAAAATTGCCATCATAATTTGATGGACTCCAACGGGCAGAAGAACAAAAAGAGGATAATTGATGGTCCTCCGGAGATTGTAGTGGAGCGAAGACAACGCAGGATGATAAAAAACCGCGAGTCTGCTGCCAGGTCTCGCGCTAGAAAGCAG GCTTACACAGTAGAATTGGAGCTGGAGTTGAATCTACTTAAAGAAGAGAATGCTAAGCTGAAACAAATTGTG GAGGAAATTGAGCAGAAAAGGAAGCAAGAGGTTATGAATAAGAAGAAAACAACGATGGCGCAAAAGAAAGCTTACAAGTTGAGGACAATGAGAAGGACATTGAGCTTATCTTGGTGA